AATTTTCTAATCTTACATTTAAATTAAAATTTGCCGAAGATGCTTATAAAATCGCTCTTAATTCATATCAAAATTCAAAATTAGAGGCTAGTAAAAAACTAAAACAATTAATCATTATAAGCAAACCTAATATTTCCGATATTCCTACTTATCCTAATACGATTTATAATACTTTATCAATTTTGTTTATATTAAGTTTAATCTTTGGAATATTTAAATTTAGTTTATCAATATTAGAGGAGCATAAGTGTTAATTAAAAAAATATTTTATTTATTACTAATTAATTTTATTGTGTTTGCTACGGATATAACAAACACATCAGATAATGAAAACAAAACAATAGCAAATAATATATATGGCTCTCACTTATTTTCAGGTAATTTTTCAAATTCAACTAAACATATATATAATCCAGATTATCAAATAGCTATAGGTGATAGTATCAATATTAAATTATGGGGTGCTATTGAATTGATCCAACAATCAATAGTGGATTCTCAAGGTAATATTTTTATTCCACAAGTTGGAGTCATTCATCTTTTAGGTGTTAGCAATAAAGACTTAGCACCAATTATTCAAAACAAAATAAAACAAACATACAAATCAAATGTATATGCATATGCTGATTTAGATAGCTATCAAACAATACCAGTATTTGTAACAGGAAATGTAAATAAACCAGGACTTTATGAAGGGCTTAGTTCTGATTCATTAATTCAATACATTGATAAAGCTGGTGGAATTAATCTTGAATATGGAAGTTTTAGAAACATTGAAATTTTAAGAAATAATAAAGTAATAAATAAAATTGACTTGTATGATTTTTTATTAAATGGAAAAATTAGCTACGATATTTTTAAAAGTGGTGATGTAATTTTAGTTCATCCTATAAATGGTTATGTAAATGTGATTGGAGAAGTAAGAAAACCATTCAGATTTGAATTAAGTAATGATTTAAAGACACTAGAAGATTTAGCAAAACTAGCTAATGCAAAATCAACAACTACAAACGCCATAGTAAGAAGTTATGACAATAACAATAAATTACAAGTTAGTACATATTCTATAGGTGAATTTAAAAATGTACCTATAAAAAGTGGCGATGAAATAGAATTTAAACCTGATTACACAACCGATAATATAAAAATAAACATAGAAGGAGAACATGATGGTTTGCATTCTTTAGTTGTAGCTAAAGGAACAACATTACAAGATGTTGTAAATAAATTATTTATAAATGATAGATCAGATTTAGATTCTATTCAAGTTTATAGAAAAAGTGTAGCAAAATTACAAAAAAAATTATTAGATACACAATTAAAAGAATTAGAAAGTTTAGCATTAACTACGAGTTCATCAACTCTAGACGAAGCAAAAATAAAAGAAAGCTGGTCTAATAATATTTTAAATTTCATACAAAGAGCAAAAGAAATAGAACCAAAAGGTCAGATTGTAATTGATAATAGTGATTTATATGCATCAATAATATTAGAAGAAGATGATATTATAAATATCCCAGCAAAAGACAATCTAATCGTATTACAAGGTGAAATATCTATACCTAGTGCATTTATATATCAAGAAAAATTAAAATTAAAAGATTACATAAAAATGGCTGGAGGTTTAAATTCAAAAGCAGATAAAGAAAAAATATTATTAATACACAAAAACGGTAAAGTAGATAAAATTTCAATAGGGCTATTTGGAAATTCTAAAATTAAAATAAATGCAGGTGATTCTATATTAGTCTTACCTAAAGTTGAAACATATAATTTACAAATAACTGGATTATTAAGCCAAATTTTGTATCATATAGCAGTAGCAACTAAAGTAATTTTAGATATTTAATTTTATGAAAGGAAACACTATGAAAAAATTATTTTTAATTATAGGAGCACCTGGTAGTGGTAAAACTACTGATGCTAGCATAATTGCTAAAAACGAAAACTACACACACTATTCAACAGGCGATTTATTAAGAGCTGAAGTTGCAAGTGGAAGCGAATTAGGAAAACAAATAAACGAGCTTATCTCAAAAGGAAATCTAGTGCCTTTACAAATAGTTGTAAATACAATTATGAGCGCACTTAAAAAAGCTCCAAGTGATGTTATATTAATAGATGGTTACCCAAGAAGTGTTGAACAAATGCACGCACTTGATAACGAATTAGCTAAATCAAACGAAGTAAATCTTAGTGCTGTTATTGAAGTATTTGTAAGCGAACAAGTAGCAAAAGATAGAGTTTTAGGTCGTGCTAGGGGTGCTGATGATAATGAAGAAGTATTTAATAATCGTATGAAAGTATATACCGAGCCTTTAGCTGATATTTTAAATTTTTATAAAGCAAAAAATCTACATATACAAATCAACGGCGAACGCACAATTGAAGAAATTGTTGCAAATATGAGTGAAGAAATTAAGAAAAAAATCTAATCAAGGAGAAAAAATGAAAGTAAATTCGTTAATTTTAAGTATTGTGGGGGGGGGTATTACTAACCGCTTGTAATATGGCTAGTGCAAACATTAAGACAGCTAATAGCAAGGCACCTGAAAAGGTTTATTTAAATGCTTATGCTGAATGTGGTAGTAGTGAAACAGAAAAATATCTAGAAAATCAAGTAAATGCAAAACTTAGATCTATGAGCATAGCAGGTAGAGATTTAAAAATTAAATGCAATACTGTAAGCTACGATGAAGGAAATAGATTTGCTAGATATATGATAGGCTTTGGGGCAGGAGCGGCTTCATCGGTTATAGATATTAGATTAATTGATGACAACGGTAATGAGATTAATAAATTTGAAATAACTACCAAACTTAGCATGGGTGCTTTTGGTGGAAGTGACAAAAATATGTTAGATGTAGCTGCTGATAAAATTGTAAAGCATATAAAAGAAAATTATATTAAATAGGAAACAAAAAATGAAATTTAAAACTTTATTTTTTGCTATTGTATTAGGAGGTGTATTTTTAACTGCTTGTGGCACGATGAGTTCGTATACTCAAAGTATTGATGAGAAAAAAATGGAAAGAATTTATCTAAGTGCGTATGCAGATTGTGGAAATGGTGTATCTCAAAAAGATTTAGAAGAAAAAATAAATACTAGTTTTAGAGTATCAAATATTATAGGTAGAGAACTAAAAATTAAATGTTTTGATTATAAGCTAGACTATGATGGTCGTATGATGTCTTTAGAAGTCGGAGTAAAATTAATAGATAGTTCAAATAATGAAATAGGTAGTTTTAAAGCTATATCTAAATTATCAGGTGTTATTGTAACTGATACTATGCTGAATAATATAGCAGCTACAAGAATTTTTAATTATGTTAAAATAAATTATATTAAATAGGAGAAAAAAATGGATATTACAAAAATTAAAAGTGGAAATGCAGAGAAATTAAATGCAGTTATAGAAATTCCTTATGGCTCAAATATTAAATATGAGCTAGATAAAGATAGTGGAACAATCATGGTTGATAGAGTTATGTATTCGGCTATGTTTTACCCAGCAAATTATGGTTTCGTGCCAAATACACTTGCAGCTGATGGTGATCCTGTTGATGTGCTTGTATTAAATGAATACCCAGTTCAAGCAGGTGCTGTTATTCCTTGCCGTTTAATTGGTGTTTTAATTATGGAAGATGAAAGCGGTATGGATGAAAAATTACTTGCAGTTCCTGTTAGCAAGATTGACCCAAGCTATGATAATATCAAATCTTTAGAAGATCTAGCACCACACAAACTTGCAAAAATCAAAAACTTTTTTGAAACATACAAAGCATTAGAAAAAGGTAAATGGGTAAAAGTTCAAGATTTTAAAGGCATAGCTGAAGCTACAAAAATACTTGAAGAATCAATCAAAAACTATAAATAATTTTGCCACAATAAGTGGCAAAATTATACTAAATTTTTATCTTTAGCTAATCTTAAAGCTTTAATATATGCTTGAATCTCTTCTTTATTGCCAATGCTTATTCTATTTAAAAGTGGGTAATTTTCTATAGCACCACCAACTAATATTCCTTGCTCTTTCATAAATGTTCTATAATTAATATCTTTTATCTCATGTAAAATAAAATTAGTCTGTGACGGGTAATATTTAATATTAAGCTTTTTAAATTCATTTTCAACTAATAAACGATTTTTTCTTATTTCATCTCTTGCTACATTTAAAAATTCAACATTATTAAGAGCATAAATTGCACCATAAAGTGCAAAAGAATTAATCCTGTCTGGATTATAAAAAGCACTCATTTTTTCAATAGTTTTTTCACAAGCTATACCATACCCTAGTCTAAGCCCAGCTAAAGAATAAATTTTTGACATAGTTCTAGCATGTAAAACATTTGAATTACTAGCCATTTTTATTGTATTAAAATCTTCTACAAATTCGCTATATGCTTCATCTAAAATAAAATATGTATCATTATTACAAATATCATTTAAATATTCTAAATCACTTTTGCTAAGCATTTGTGCTGTAGGATTATTAGGATTACATATATAAATTAAATTTATTCTATCATTACTACAACTTATAGAATGAACATCTAGCTTAAAATCATCGCCTAAAATTATAGGTTTAATATTCATATTTAAAGCCCTAGCAAAATCTACAATTACATAAAATGTAGGTTTTGGAACTATAAAGTCAATTTGTTTATTTTCAAGTTTAGCCTTTTCATTAAGCATAAGCATAAACATAAAAATAACATCACTAGAACCGCAACCTAAAATAAAATTATCTGGTTTTAAATTATATTTATTTGCTAATGCCTCATGTAATTTATAATTATTCTCAAAACTATATCTATTAGTCTCAACACTATTTACAATATTACTTACATCAAGTTTATAACTTGTATTCTCATTTTTGCTTAAATCTATCATCATATATTCTTAAATAAATTTTCTAAATTTGCTTTCGCTTCTTCTGAGCTAATACTTTGCTCACCTACACTTCCTTGCTCTATCAATTCTATTTGTAAACCAGTTAACATACTACAAAGTCTAATATTAATTCCTTGCTTACCTATAGCTTTACTTTTTTGGTCGTGATTTATTACAACTTTTGCTACATCATTATCAATAGTAACTGAATTAATAATTGCCGGTGCTAGAGCTCTTGATACCAATATTGCTTGCTCACTAGAATACTCAACACAATCAATATTTTCACCATTTAATTCCTTACTAACAGCATTAATTCTAACCCCTTTAGAACCAACAGTAGCTCCAACTGCATCTATACTCATAGAATTAGCCTTAAGTAATACTTTTGCTCTTTCACCAGGAATTCTTGCACTATTTATAATCTCTATATAATTATCCTTAATCTCAGGTACTTCTAATGTGAGTAAGGCATTTAAAAATTTAGGTGAAGTTCTTGAAATTTCCACCTTCAGCCCTATTTTCTTATCAACGCTAACATGTTTAATTACAGCTTTTAATACATCACCAACTTTAAATTTTTCACCTTTTATACGATTTTTTCTAGGCAATACTGCTCTAATTTCATCAAATTCTATGAAAGTATTTTCATCATTATCTATAAATATAACTGTTCCAAATATTAATTTATCAACCATACTTTGATATTTTTCAAATAATTTTTCTTCAACAAGTCTTTGAACATTATATTCTAACTCTTTATATAGCCAATTTACCGCAGTTCTATCTAAATTTAAAAATGAAATTTCATACTTTAAAGTATCTCCAATTTCTACTTCATTAGATTCAGCCCTAGCCTTGCTTAAACTTATATATTTATTATCATCTTTTACTAATTCATCATTATCTGCTACAACTATTAAATTTTGATATACACAAAGTGATTTTTTAACATCTACACTAAATTCTTTATCATCACCAAAAAGTCTTTTAGCAGTATTTGTTATAGATGTTATTACCCTTTTACTTACCTCTTCAACTGGCAATGATTTCTCATTCGCAATTGATTCTATTATATCTACTATTCTTTCCAAGATTTTACCTTTAATTGAAGTTTGAAGATTATTATTATACATAAAAATAACTTTTAATAAGTTTAATTTGTTATTATATTTTAAAAATTATCAATAAAAGGACAACTAAATGAAATTCAAACTAGCAAAACAAACTTTAAATTCAAAACCAAAAGAAGTTAGTTTAGATGATGCAATAGCATTACTTATAAAAGATAAAGTCGTATTTTTAGATAACTCAAATAAAGAAGAAGAAATTCAACAACTAATTCAAAATTTAAATGAATATAAGGTATATATAAATAAAATAAATTTTGGACTCTTAGAAGATGAATTTATTTATGAGGTACATATACTTTGAGTAAAAAATTATATATAGAAACTTTAGGCTGTGCAATGAATGTTCGCGATAGTGAGCGTATGATTGCAGAGCTTACCACTAAAGAAGGTTATGAAGTAACTACAGATAAAAAAGAAGCTGATTTAATATTAATAAATACTTGTAGTGTGCGTGAAAAACCAGTCCATAAGCTTTTTAGTGAAGTAGGTGGTTTTTTAAAAGAGAAAAAAGAAGGAGCAAAAATAGGCGTTTGTGGTTGCACAGCTTCTCATTTAGGTAGCGAGATTTTTAAGCGTGCTCCACAAGTTGATTTTGTGTTAGGTGCAAGAAATATTAGCCGTATAACAGAAGCAATTAAAACTCCAAAATTTATAAGTAATGATATAAATTACGATGAAAGCGATTTTGCTTTTGCTGATTTTAGAAATAGTATTTATAAAAGCTATGTAAATATTATGATAGGTTGTGATAAGCATTGTGCTTATTGTATCGTCCCACACACTCGTGGTGATGAGCTAAGCATTCCAAAAAATATTATTTTAAATGAAGTAAAAAAAGCCGTTAGTAACGGAGCTAGTGAAGTATTTTTGCTAGGACAAAATGTAAATAATTATGGTAAAAGATTTTCAAGTAACCATCCTAAAATGGATTTTTCAGATCTTTTAAATGAGATTAGCGAGGTTGATGGGCTTGAAAGGATTAGATTTACTAGCCCACACCCACTTCATATGGATGATAAGTTTTTAGAAACTTTTGCAAAAAATCCTAAAATTTGTAAAAGTATGCATATGCCTTTACAAAGTGGTAGCACAAGTATTTTAAAAGCTATGAAGCGTGGTTATACTAGAGAATGGTTTATAAATAGGGCTTTAAAATTAAGAGAATTAGTTCCAAGTGCTAGTATATCAACAGATATTATCGTGGCATTTCCTGGTGAGAGCGATGAAGATTTTGAATTAACACTTGATGTAATGAGAAAAATTAGATTTGAGCAAATTTTTTCATTTAAGTATTCTAAAAGACCACTAACACCTGCAGCAACAATGCCAAATCAAATTCCTGAAAATATAGCAAGTGCAAGGCTAACTAAATTACAAAGTTTATACAATGAAATTTTAGATGAGATTAGTGCAGCACAATTAAATAAAACTTATAAAGTATATTTTGAAGAATTAAGAGAAAATCAAACTATAGCAGGAAGAAGTGATAATAATTTCTTAATAGTTGTAAATGGTAGCGAAGAATTGCTTGGAAAAATGGTTGATGTAAAGATTACAAAGACTTCTAGGACAACCCTTTATGGCGAAATACAAAGTTAAAATTTTAGCTTTTATAATATTTATACTTTTAAATATTATTTATTTAACTTGTAAAAAAAGATTTTATGGAGAAAAAACTTTACCTAATGAGCCTTGCATAGTACTTTTTTGGCATGGAAAACTTACTATGATGGCTTTTATTTTTGCTTATATGAAGAAAAATGGTTATAAAAAAAAGCCTTATGTATTAATAAGTAATCACAAAGATGGGGAATTAATTGCTAGTGTTATGAAATACTTTAATATAAATGCTGTTAGGGGTAGCACTTATGATTCTCCAGTTAAAGCATTGCTTGAAATTAAAAATCTTTTAGAGCAAGGTCATGATGTATATATTACTCCTGATGGACCTAGAGGACCTTATCATAGCATTTCAGCAGGCTCTTATAAAATAGCTTTAAAATATAAAATTCCTACGATTATTTTTGATAATGCTGCAAGTAGATTTTATAGAGCTAAAAGTTGGGATAAGATGATTTTAGCTAAGCCATTTTCTACAATTGCTTATATTATTTCAAAACCGATATTATTAGATGGAATTAATTCTGATAAAATACTTGAATTAAATTTTAAAAATTTAAATAAAAAATTAAAGGAAAATGGTTTTAATGATTAGAAACTTTTTATCAACTATCTTTATTAATATAATAAAAATTAATGATAGTTATCACATAAAATCATATTCTGTAAAAAACAAAAAAATAAGAAAAATACATGAAAAATATTTTAATATAAATGATATAAATATTCAAAAATATATAAATTTTTTATCACAACAACATTATTTTTACTATGTTAGTTATATGTTTCAAGGAGAACAAGATCTAATATTAAATAATATGACAAACAACGAATATAATATTAAACAAATTGATAATTTTTATATTAAAATTTTAAAAAAAGACTTATCAATATTCAATAATCTTAAAATTGATTTATTATATTCTCCGTTTATGATACTTCATAAATTAATGTCGAACATAATATATACTAAAACTACTTTATTAGCTTTGATTAATGAAAATTACCTAACTATTATAATATCAGACAAAACAATAAAAATTGCAAAACATATAAATTTAAATAATATTAATAATATTGATGAGTATTTAAATAATTTTTTAAAAGCATATTACACTAATGAAAACTACGATAGTAATTTTATAGAAAATATAATAATTTATGAATTTAATACACAAAAATTTAATATACAAAATCAATTAAAAAAAATATTATTAATTGAACCTAAAATAATAAAATTAGATATATTTGAAATAATGTTACAATTAATTAGTATTGATTTAGGGGTTAAAATTGAAATATAGTATTAAAAATTCTAAACTAAAACCAATAATCAGTAATTTTAATAAAATATGTATAATGATATATATAATAG
This is a stretch of genomic DNA from Campylobacter sp. MG1. It encodes these proteins:
- the miaB gene encoding tRNA (N6-isopentenyl adenosine(37)-C2)-methylthiotransferase MiaB encodes the protein MSKKLYIETLGCAMNVRDSERMIAELTTKEGYEVTTDKKEADLILINTCSVREKPVHKLFSEVGGFLKEKKEGAKIGVCGCTASHLGSEIFKRAPQVDFVLGARNISRITEAIKTPKFISNDINYDESDFAFADFRNSIYKSYVNIMIGCDKHCAYCIVPHTRGDELSIPKNIILNEVKKAVSNGASEVFLLGQNVNNYGKRFSSNHPKMDFSDLLNEISEVDGLERIRFTSPHPLHMDDKFLETFAKNPKICKSMHMPLQSGSTSILKAMKRGYTREWFINRALKLRELVPSASISTDIIVAFPGESDEDFELTLDVMRKIRFEQIFSFKYSKRPLTPAATMPNQIPENIASARLTKLQSLYNEILDEISAAQLNKTYKVYFEELRENQTIAGRSDNNFLIVVNGSEELLGKMVDVKITKTSRTTLYGEIQS
- the nusA gene encoding transcription termination factor NusA encodes the protein MERIVDIIESIANEKSLPVEEVSKRVITSITNTAKRLFGDDKEFSVDVKKSLCVYQNLIVVADNDELVKDDNKYISLSKARAESNEVEIGDTLKYEISFLNLDRTAVNWLYKELEYNVQRLVEEKLFEKYQSMVDKLIFGTVIFIDNDENTFIEFDEIRAVLPRKNRIKGEKFKVGDVLKAVIKHVSVDKKIGLKVEISRTSPKFLNALLTLEVPEIKDNYIEIINSARIPGERAKVLLKANSMSIDAVGATVGSKGVRINAVSKELNGENIDCVEYSSEQAILVSRALAPAIINSVTIDNDVAKVVINHDQKSKAIGKQGINIRLCSMLTGLQIELIEQGSVGEQSISSEEAKANLENLFKNI
- a CDS encoding polysaccharide biosynthesis/export family protein, whose product is MKKIFYLLLINFIVFATDITNTSDNENKTIANNIYGSHLFSGNFSNSTKHIYNPDYQIAIGDSINIKLWGAIELIQQSIVDSQGNIFIPQVGVIHLLGVSNKDLAPIIQNKIKQTYKSNVYAYADLDSYQTIPVFVTGNVNKPGLYEGLSSDSLIQYIDKAGGINLEYGSFRNIEILRNNKVINKIDLYDFLLNGKISYDIFKSGDVILVHPINGYVNVIGEVRKPFRFELSNDLKTLEDLAKLANAKSTTTNAIVRSYDNNNKLQVSTYSIGEFKNVPIKSGDEIEFKPDYTTDNIKINIEGEHDGLHSLVVAKGTTLQDVVNKLFINDRSDLDSIQVYRKSVAKLQKKLLDTQLKELESLALTTSSSTLDEAKIKESWSNNILNFIQRAKEIEPKGQIVIDNSDLYASIILEEDDIINIPAKDNLIVLQGEISIPSAFIYQEKLKLKDYIKMAGGLNSKADKEKILLIHKNGKVDKISIGLFGNSKIKINAGDSILVLPKVETYNLQITGLLSQILYHIAVATKVILDI
- a CDS encoding HP0268 family nuclease, coding for MKFKLAKQTLNSKPKEVSLDDAIALLIKDKVVFLDNSNKEEEIQQLIQNLNEYKVYINKINFGLLEDEFIYEVHIL
- a CDS encoding pyridoxal phosphate-dependent aminotransferase, yielding MMIDLSKNENTSYKLDVSNIVNSVETNRYSFENNYKLHEALANKYNLKPDNFILGCGSSDVIFMFMLMLNEKAKLENKQIDFIVPKPTFYVIVDFARALNMNIKPIILGDDFKLDVHSISCSNDRINLIYICNPNNPTAQMLSKSDLEYLNDICNNDTYFILDEAYSEFVEDFNTIKMASNSNVLHARTMSKIYSLAGLRLGYGIACEKTIEKMSAFYNPDRINSFALYGAIYALNNVEFLNVARDEIRKNRLLVENEFKKLNIKYYPSQTNFILHEIKDINYRTFMKEQGILVGGAIENYPLLNRISIGNKEEIQAYIKALRLAKDKNLV
- a CDS encoding DUF4410 domain-containing protein, translated to MASANIKTANSKAPEKVYLNAYAECGSSETEKYLENQVNAKLRSMSIAGRDLKIKCNTVSYDEGNRFARYMIGFGAGAASSVIDIRLIDDNGNEINKFEITTKLSMGAFGGSDKNMLDVAADKIVKHIKENYIK
- a CDS encoding adenylate kinase; amino-acid sequence: MKKLFLIIGAPGSGKTTDASIIAKNENYTHYSTGDLLRAEVASGSELGKQINELISKGNLVPLQIVVNTIMSALKKAPSDVILIDGYPRSVEQMHALDNELAKSNEVNLSAVIEVFVSEQVAKDRVLGRARGADDNEEVFNNRMKVYTEPLADILNFYKAKNLHIQINGERTIEEIVANMSEEIKKKI
- the ppa gene encoding inorganic diphosphatase, whose translation is MDITKIKSGNAEKLNAVIEIPYGSNIKYELDKDSGTIMVDRVMYSAMFYPANYGFVPNTLAADGDPVDVLVLNEYPVQAGAVIPCRLIGVLIMEDESGMDEKLLAVPVSKIDPSYDNIKSLEDLAPHKLAKIKNFFETYKALEKGKWVKVQDFKGIAEATKILEESIKNYK
- a CDS encoding lysophospholipid acyltransferase family protein; translated protein: MAKYKVKILAFIIFILLNIIYLTCKKRFYGEKTLPNEPCIVLFWHGKLTMMAFIFAYMKKNGYKKKPYVLISNHKDGELIASVMKYFNINAVRGSTYDSPVKALLEIKNLLEQGHDVYITPDGPRGPYHSISAGSYKIALKYKIPTIIFDNAASRFYRAKSWDKMILAKPFSTIAYIISKPILLDGINSDKILELNFKNLNKKLKENGFND